One Vicinamibacterales bacterium genomic window carries:
- a CDS encoding Gfo/Idh/MocA family oxidoreductase: MTRRLGVGFIGSGFMTRFHIRSWQAVRDGDVRGVWSPTPARAEEAAALARELGVGDAKAFPTLEAMVDDPSIDCIWICGPNYARVDNMQRIVAALKKGATLVAVACEKPLGRNAAEAARMVELVEESGLLHGYLENQLFAPGVERGKAIAWARGAELSGRPYLARAAEEHGGPHEPWFWQGEQQGGGVLNDMMCHSLEVGRYLLTKPGAPRDSITVTSVSAQVATLKWSRPEYARLLQEMMTSAVDYARHPAEDFARATITYAGEDGQPLVVEATTSWSYVGAGLRLTMELMGPEYSMSSSTLDTGTKVFLSRRLQGMVGEDLIEKQNAEQGLMPLVGNESAEYGYEGENRAFVTWFANGVQPELNFHAGRDVTELLMTCYMSAEQGRVIPWKPDGLPTYVPPVARPARR, encoded by the coding sequence ATGACGAGGCGGCTTGGCGTGGGCTTCATCGGCAGCGGGTTCATGACTCGCTTCCACATCCGATCCTGGCAGGCGGTGCGTGACGGCGACGTGCGCGGCGTCTGGAGCCCCACCCCGGCGCGAGCCGAGGAGGCCGCCGCGCTGGCCCGCGAGCTCGGCGTGGGCGACGCGAAGGCATTCCCCACCCTCGAAGCGATGGTGGACGACCCGTCCATCGACTGCATCTGGATCTGCGGGCCGAACTACGCGCGCGTGGACAACATGCAGCGGATCGTGGCCGCGCTGAAGAAGGGCGCCACGCTCGTGGCCGTCGCCTGCGAGAAGCCGCTCGGCAGGAACGCCGCCGAGGCCGCGCGCATGGTGGAACTGGTGGAGGAGAGCGGTCTGCTCCACGGGTACCTCGAGAACCAGCTCTTCGCGCCGGGCGTGGAGCGCGGCAAGGCCATCGCGTGGGCCCGCGGCGCGGAGCTGTCGGGACGGCCCTACCTGGCGCGTGCCGCCGAGGAGCACGGCGGGCCGCACGAGCCGTGGTTCTGGCAGGGCGAGCAGCAGGGCGGCGGCGTGCTGAACGACATGATGTGCCACAGCCTCGAAGTGGGCCGGTACCTGCTGACGAAGCCCGGCGCTCCACGCGACAGCATCACGGTGACGAGCGTCTCGGCGCAGGTGGCCACCCTCAAGTGGAGCCGGCCGGAATACGCACGCCTGCTGCAGGAGATGATGACGAGCGCCGTCGACTACGCGCGGCATCCCGCTGAGGACTTCGCCCGCGCGACCATCACCTACGCCGGCGAGGACGGGCAGCCGCTCGTGGTGGAGGCCACCACGTCGTGGAGCTACGTGGGCGCGGGCCTCCGGCTGACCATGGAGCTCATGGGCCCTGAGTACTCGATGTCGAGCAGCACGCTCGACACCGGCACGAAAGTGTTCCTGTCCCGCCGCCTGCAGGGCATGGTGGGCGAGGACCTCATCGAGAAGCAGAACGCCGAGCAGGGCCTCATGCCGCTCGTGGGCAACGAGAGCGCCGAGTACGGCTACGAAGGCGAGAACCGGGCGTTCGTCACGTGGTTCGCCAACGGCGTCCAGCCGGAGCTGAACTTCCACGCCGGCCGCGACGTGACCGAACTGCTCATGACGTGCTACATGAGCGCCGAGCAGGGCCGCGTCATCCCGTGGAAGCCGGACGGCCTGCCGACCTACGTGCCGCCGGTCGCGCGCCCGGCACGGCGGTAG
- a CDS encoding AraC family transcriptional regulator: MPRWYLWEGGFLLVASAKGVVPSHSHHAIQVAIALNGCVAISGADGEWREARGIVVRPDAEHSFDCNGAPGVMLFVDPESTEGVWLAASLRRDVTIVPDGRVDALLPELSAFASRPDDTEDVAAIVRRTVHGLRPGHAPTHRLDPRVTTVLDAIRAADELRMPLDRAAGVACLSPTRFAHLFKEQVGLPFSRYMLWRKLTRAMVAVASERTIAAAAHAADFADAAHLTRTFYQMFGMAPSVLMRGEFIELASPFSAMGDGAGRPAPRAE, from the coding sequence GTGCCGCGCTGGTACCTGTGGGAGGGCGGCTTCCTCCTCGTCGCCAGCGCCAAGGGCGTCGTTCCGTCTCACTCGCACCACGCGATCCAGGTGGCGATCGCGCTGAACGGGTGCGTCGCCATCAGCGGGGCGGACGGCGAGTGGCGTGAGGCCCGGGGCATCGTCGTCCGGCCGGACGCCGAGCACTCCTTCGACTGTAACGGAGCGCCGGGCGTGATGCTGTTCGTGGACCCGGAGTCGACGGAGGGGGTCTGGCTGGCCGCCTCGCTCCGGCGCGACGTGACGATCGTCCCAGACGGCCGCGTGGACGCCCTCCTGCCGGAGCTGAGCGCGTTCGCTTCCCGGCCCGACGACACCGAGGACGTCGCGGCGATCGTTCGTCGCACCGTGCACGGCCTCCGGCCCGGCCACGCGCCAACGCATCGGCTGGACCCGCGGGTGACCACGGTGCTCGACGCGATTCGAGCCGCCGACGAGCTGCGCATGCCGCTGGACCGCGCGGCTGGCGTGGCCTGCCTGTCGCCCACGCGGTTCGCGCACCTGTTCAAGGAGCAGGTCGGCCTTCCGTTCAGCCGCTACATGCTGTGGCGGAAGCTGACGCGCGCGATGGTGGCCGTGGCCTCCGAGCGCACCATCGCCGCCGCGGCGCACGCGGCCGATTTCGCAGATGCCGCGCACCTGACGCGGACGTTCTACCAGATGTTCGGCATGGCGCCCTCGGTGCTGATGCGCGGGGAGTTCATCGAGCTCGCCTCGCCCTTCAGCGCAATGGGTGACGGCGCCGGCCGTCCGGCGCCCCGCGCCGAATAG
- a CDS encoding MFS transporter — protein sequence MHAHRQLATMMFLEYVIWGSWLPLLALYLSGVLQFSGADIGWIFATPAAASLVALFAGGQAADRLMSPERLLAKCHAVGGTAMLALAWQRSFWPFFLLMLVHQLAYTPTVSITNAIVFHRATDSRHDFGRLRMWGTIGWIAASWPFVFLLADKTGADLAGALRSIFVVAGLASYALAGFALTLPATPIGHGAGASNAPLSAIKLLAVPSLAVLFVVTFLDSLVHQCYFQWTSPFLERAGLAANWIMPAMSIGQVAEIATMSVLGVALARFGWRTTMAVGIAAHAARFFIYAIGHPLWLMVAVNVVHGVCYAFFFAAVYIYVDERFPRHSRASAQGLFNLLILGLGPFLGSVLWGTLGDRFRLADGSVDFSRLFQVPAWMGVAAMVLLLVAFHPAVAGERTPAAVRS from the coding sequence ATGCACGCGCATCGGCAGCTGGCCACGATGATGTTCCTCGAGTACGTGATCTGGGGGTCCTGGCTGCCGCTGCTGGCCCTTTATCTCTCGGGCGTGCTGCAGTTCTCGGGCGCCGACATCGGCTGGATCTTCGCGACGCCGGCGGCGGCGTCGCTCGTGGCGCTCTTCGCGGGCGGCCAGGCGGCCGACCGGTTGATGTCCCCCGAACGGCTGCTCGCGAAGTGCCACGCCGTGGGCGGGACGGCCATGCTCGCGCTCGCGTGGCAGCGGAGCTTCTGGCCGTTCTTCCTGCTGATGCTCGTGCACCAGCTGGCCTACACGCCCACGGTGTCGATCACCAACGCCATCGTGTTCCACCGCGCCACCGATTCCCGGCACGACTTCGGGCGCTTGCGGATGTGGGGCACCATCGGCTGGATCGCGGCCAGCTGGCCTTTCGTGTTCCTGCTGGCCGACAAGACCGGTGCGGATCTGGCGGGCGCGCTCCGGAGCATCTTCGTCGTGGCCGGGCTGGCTTCGTACGCGCTGGCCGGCTTCGCGCTCACGCTGCCGGCGACGCCGATCGGACACGGCGCCGGAGCGTCGAATGCGCCGCTCTCGGCCATCAAGCTCCTGGCCGTGCCGTCGCTGGCGGTGCTGTTCGTCGTGACCTTCCTCGACTCGCTGGTGCACCAGTGCTACTTCCAGTGGACGAGCCCGTTCCTGGAGCGGGCAGGCCTGGCCGCGAACTGGATCATGCCCGCGATGAGCATTGGACAGGTGGCCGAGATCGCCACGATGAGCGTGCTGGGCGTGGCCCTGGCGCGCTTCGGCTGGCGGACGACGATGGCCGTCGGCATCGCCGCGCACGCGGCGCGCTTCTTCATCTACGCCATCGGCCACCCGCTGTGGCTGATGGTGGCCGTGAACGTGGTGCACGGCGTGTGCTACGCGTTCTTCTTCGCGGCCGTCTACATCTACGTCGACGAGCGCTTCCCGAGGCACTCGCGCGCGAGCGCCCAGGGCCTGTTCAACCTGCTCATCCTGGGCCTCGGGCCGTTCCTGGGCAGCGTGCTCTGGGGCACGCTGGGCGATCGCTTCCGCCTGGCCGATGGCAGCGTGGACTTCTCGCGGCTCTTCCAGGTGCCGGCGTGGATGGGCGTGGCCGCCATGGTGCTCCTGCTCGTGGCGTTCCATCCCGCCGTCGCCGGCGAGCGCACGCCCGCGGCGGTGCGGTCGTGA